In a genomic window of Chrysemys picta bellii isolate R12L10 chromosome 1, ASM1138683v2, whole genome shotgun sequence:
- the LOC122172518 gene encoding uncharacterized protein LOC122172518 produces MESSQDRKRAPAWTEREVRDLLAIWGDEAVIAELRSSKRNGKVLEKISKAMKDRGHNRDTQQCRVKIKELRQAYHKAREANGRSGAEPQTCRYYAELHAILGGAATTTPTVCYDSLTGETHREDGSGNEEDDDGGTVGSSQQQGSGETGFPNSQDMFVTLDLEPVTPELTQDPQGTQETSAANVSPSQRLVNIRKRKRRTRDEMFTELQTSAQADRAQQNAWRQSMSEMRKAQYEREERWRAESREEQSKWRAEDDRWRQLADRRQEAMLHLLEHQTDMLERMVELQERQQEQRPPLQPLCNQQPSSPSSIASSPRRPRTRWGGLRPPSHSTPDDRPSIRRLAFNKT; encoded by the exons atggagtcctcccaggatcgcaaaagagctccagcatggaccgaacgggaggtacgagatctgctcgccatatggggagatgaagcagtgatagctgaactccgtagcagtaaaagaaatggaaaagtattagaaaagatctccaaggccatgaaggaccgaggccataacagggacacacagcagtgccgcgtgaaaattaaggagctacggcaagcttaccacaaagccagagaagcaaacggaaggtccggggcagagccgcaaacttgccgctactacgcggagctgcatgcgatcctagggggtgcagccaccactaccccaaccgtgtgctatgactctctcactggagaaacacacagggaagacggttcggggaacgaggaagatgacgatggaggtactgtaggtagctcacagcagcaaggaagcggagaaaccggtttccccaacagccaggatatgtttgtgaccctggacctggaaccagtaacccccgaactcacccaagaccctcagggcacacaggagacctctg ctgcaaatgtttctccttcgcagaggctcgtgaacattagaaagagaaaacgtaggacgagggacgagatgttcacggagctgcagacgtccgcccaggctgatagagcacagcagaatgcgtggaggcagtcaatgtcggagatgagaaaagcccaatatgaacgagaggagaggtggcgggctgaatcgcgggaagaacagagcaagtggcgggctgaagacgataggtggcgtcagcttgcagacagacggcaagaggcaatgctccatctgctggagcatcaaactgatatgctcgagcgtatggttgagttgcaggaaaggcagcaggagcagagaccgccgctacagcccctgtgtaaccaacagccctcctccccaagttccatagcctcctcaccaagacgcccaagaacacggtgggggggcctccgtccacccagtcactccaccccagatgatcgcccaagcatcagaaggctggccttcaataagacttaa